A genomic segment from Polyangium mundeleinium encodes:
- a CDS encoding type IV pilin protein has protein sequence MKRRRERRGFTLVELMIVVAIVGVLAALAMFGVRRYLAAAKVSEAKQTIGGIARGIAMLTERSVKSEVLPLGGLSESSLTTWCPECGGTMLCVTPQSVPAARKYQPENLNGKDFDQCCWRCVRFGLDDPTYYQYRYSVGQAYLGPPLGGPDPGASGVEVAAVGDLDGDTSVSTLTLTGMRDAPTGQFRFSTQVFVSNEHE, from the coding sequence ATGAAGCGGCGGAGGGAAAGGCGAGGCTTCACCCTGGTCGAGCTGATGATCGTGGTCGCCATCGTCGGCGTCCTGGCAGCGCTCGCCATGTTCGGTGTGCGGCGTTATCTCGCCGCGGCGAAGGTCAGCGAGGCCAAGCAGACCATCGGCGGCATTGCGCGTGGCATTGCGATGCTCACCGAACGCTCGGTAAAGAGCGAGGTCCTTCCCCTCGGCGGCCTCTCGGAGTCGAGCCTCACGACCTGGTGCCCCGAATGCGGCGGCACCATGCTCTGCGTCACGCCGCAGAGCGTCCCCGCGGCCCGGAAATACCAGCCCGAAAACTTGAACGGCAAGGACTTCGACCAGTGTTGCTGGCGCTGCGTCCGTTTCGGCCTCGATGACCCCACGTATTACCAGTATCGGTATTCCGTGGGTCAGGCGTATCTCGGCCCGCCCCTCGGCGGGCCCGACCCCGGCGCCTCGGGCGTCGAGGTCGCCGCCGTGGGCGACCTCGACGGCGACACGTCCGTGAGCACTTTGACCCTCACCGGAATGCGCGACGCCCCCACGGGCCAGTTCCGCTTCTCCACGCAGGTCTTCGTGTCGAACGAGCACGAGTGA
- a CDS encoding MaoC/PaaZ C-terminal domain-containing protein, translated as MGVSTKHVLSQLPVLRGMGQAVLASVMRRPASGIDPERGGWLEAELPPRPADLVREYVRHVGGDPAWYRGRLPAHMFPQWGFPLAARALAVLPYPLSRVVNAGCRIEQRAMLPANEPLRVRARIDRVDDDGNRALVTQVIETGTESAGMALVAEMRTFIPLQKREGKEKKARPTVPAEAREIAFSRIPESAGLDFAKLTGDFNPIHWIAPYARAAGFRSCILHGFSTLARAIEALNRARLAGDPSRLSTIDVRFTRPLVLPARAGVYVDSSSGIWVGDANGGGSYLEGRFEAEVRP; from the coding sequence ATGGGTGTATCGACGAAACACGTGCTGTCGCAGCTCCCGGTGCTGCGAGGAATGGGCCAGGCGGTGCTCGCGTCGGTGATGCGCCGGCCGGCGAGCGGGATCGATCCGGAGCGGGGCGGGTGGCTCGAAGCGGAGCTTCCGCCGCGGCCCGCGGACCTCGTGCGGGAGTACGTGCGTCACGTGGGCGGCGACCCGGCGTGGTATCGCGGGCGGCTGCCGGCGCACATGTTCCCGCAATGGGGATTTCCCCTCGCGGCGCGGGCGCTCGCGGTGCTGCCGTATCCGCTGAGCCGCGTGGTGAATGCGGGCTGTCGGATCGAGCAACGCGCGATGTTGCCCGCGAACGAGCCGCTCCGCGTGCGGGCCCGGATCGACCGCGTGGACGACGACGGAAACCGGGCGCTCGTGACGCAGGTCATCGAGACGGGCACCGAGAGCGCCGGCATGGCGCTCGTGGCCGAGATGCGCACGTTCATTCCGCTGCAGAAGCGCGAGGGCAAGGAGAAGAAGGCGCGGCCGACGGTGCCGGCCGAGGCGCGGGAGATCGCGTTTTCCCGCATCCCGGAGAGCGCGGGCCTCGATTTCGCCAAGCTCACCGGGGATTTCAATCCGATCCACTGGATCGCGCCGTACGCGCGCGCGGCGGGCTTCCGGTCGTGTATCCTGCACGGGTTCTCGACGCTGGCGCGGGCGATCGAGGCCTTGAACCGGGCGCGGCTCGCGGGGGATCCGAGCCGACTTTCGACGATCGACGTGCGATTCACGCGTCCGCTCGTCCTGCCCGCGCGGGCCGGCGTGTACGTGGATTCGTCTTCCGGGATCTGGGTGGGGGACGCGAACGGCGGCGGCAGTTACCTCGAAGGTCGTTTCGAAGCGGAGGTCAGGCCATGA
- a CDS encoding acyl-CoA dehydrogenase family protein, with translation MANFFTDNDDLRFHFEEGVDWAPLVEVTELGYRTEDGFKTPQEAVAFYREVAESTGALAAEQIATRAAAIDHEDTHLDGGEAIAGPAMNQIFEAIKAAELHRLCLPRELGGLNAPLLLYYLSGEMIARADVSVMTHHSFHGGMAMAMLVYSIHEGSTVLDPARGRIDSTRFAEAIEEIARGDAWGCMDITEPNAGSDMAALRTRAELGPDGRWYLSGQKIFITSGHGKYHFVIARTEAAKDPDDPFAGLGGLSMFLVKAYDDLPDGTRKRYVTIDRVEEKLGHHGSVTAALSFDNVPGELIGKRGEGFKYMLVLMNNARVGVGFESIGLAEAAYRLAKAYAEERRSMGKPIARHEMIADSLDEMRTDIQGLRALAVEAAYSEEMAQKLVLFERFSAGLGPAERGRVSRDLPKWRARSRRLTPLLKYLAAEKAVEIARRAIQIHGGVGYTKDYGAEKLLRDALVMPIYEGTSQIQALMAMKDTLIGAIKRPRDFLARIADARLSALTGKDELDRRLARVQGYSLSAQQHLLARTAAGKLRTLSVVPFAGWRDALTKGWDPKRDFSLAMLHAERLIRLLADEAIAEILVAQAKRHPGRRELAERYLDRAELRARALHEEITTTGGRILAMLSPEAEKQAVAAE, from the coding sequence ATGGCCAATTTCTTCACCGACAATGACGACCTGCGGTTCCATTTCGAGGAAGGCGTCGACTGGGCTCCGCTCGTGGAGGTGACCGAGCTCGGTTATCGAACCGAGGACGGCTTCAAGACGCCGCAGGAGGCCGTGGCCTTTTATCGTGAGGTGGCAGAATCCACGGGCGCGCTCGCGGCCGAGCAGATCGCCACGCGTGCAGCCGCGATCGATCACGAGGACACGCACCTCGACGGCGGCGAGGCGATCGCGGGGCCGGCGATGAACCAGATCTTCGAGGCGATCAAGGCGGCGGAGCTACACAGGTTGTGCCTGCCGCGCGAGCTTGGCGGGCTGAATGCGCCGCTGCTTCTCTATTACCTCTCCGGGGAGATGATCGCGCGTGCCGATGTCTCGGTGATGACGCATCACTCGTTCCACGGCGGGATGGCGATGGCCATGCTCGTGTATTCGATCCACGAGGGGTCGACGGTTCTCGACCCGGCCCGTGGTCGGATCGATTCCACGCGATTCGCCGAGGCGATCGAGGAGATCGCGCGCGGTGACGCCTGGGGCTGCATGGATATCACGGAGCCAAACGCGGGCAGCGACATGGCCGCGCTGCGCACGCGCGCGGAGCTCGGGCCCGATGGGCGCTGGTACCTCTCGGGCCAGAAGATTTTCATCACGTCGGGCCACGGAAAATATCATTTCGTCATCGCGCGGACCGAGGCGGCGAAGGACCCGGACGATCCGTTCGCCGGGCTCGGCGGGCTCTCGATGTTCCTCGTCAAGGCGTACGACGATCTGCCGGACGGGACGCGCAAGCGGTACGTGACGATCGACCGGGTCGAGGAAAAACTCGGCCATCACGGCTCGGTGACGGCAGCGCTCTCGTTCGACAATGTGCCGGGGGAGCTCATTGGCAAGCGCGGCGAGGGCTTCAAGTACATGCTCGTGCTGATGAACAACGCGCGTGTCGGCGTGGGGTTCGAGAGCATCGGGCTCGCGGAGGCCGCGTATCGCCTGGCGAAGGCGTATGCCGAGGAGCGGCGTTCGATGGGCAAGCCCATCGCGCGGCACGAGATGATCGCCGATTCCCTCGACGAGATGCGCACGGACATCCAGGGGCTCCGGGCGCTCGCGGTGGAAGCGGCGTACAGCGAGGAGATGGCGCAGAAGCTCGTGCTCTTCGAGCGTTTCTCGGCGGGGCTCGGCCCGGCCGAGCGGGGGCGTGTGTCGCGCGATTTGCCGAAGTGGCGCGCGCGTTCGCGCAGGCTCACGCCGCTGCTCAAATACCTGGCCGCGGAGAAGGCCGTGGAGATCGCCCGGCGCGCGATCCAGATCCACGGCGGCGTCGGCTACACGAAGGATTACGGCGCAGAGAAGCTCCTGCGCGACGCGCTCGTGATGCCCATTTACGAAGGGACGAGCCAGATCCAGGCGCTCATGGCCATGAAGGACACGCTGATCGGCGCCATCAAGCGGCCGCGCGATTTCCTCGCGCGGATCGCGGACGCGCGGCTCTCCGCATTGACCGGGAAAGACGAGCTCGATCGGCGCCTCGCGCGGGTGCAGGGGTATTCGCTCTCGGCCCAGCAGCACCTGCTCGCGCGCACCGCGGCGGGTAAGCTGCGGACGCTCTCGGTCGTGCCGTTCGCGGGCTGGCGGGATGCGTTGACGAAGGGCTGGGATCCGAAGCGTGATTTCTCGCTGGCGATGCTGCACGCCGAGCGGCTCATCCGGCTGCTCGCGGACGAGGCCATCGCGGAGATCCTGGTCGCGCAGGCGAAACGACATCCGGGGCGGCGGGAGCTCGCCGAGCGGTATCTCGATCGGGCCGAGCTCCGGGCGCGCGCGCTTCACGAGGAAATCACCACGACGGGCGGGCGTATTCTCGCGATGCTCTCGCCCGAAGCCGAAAAGCAGGCCGTCGCCGCGGAGTAA
- a CDS encoding 3-oxoacyl-ACP reductase, translating to MSDVLLQIGKNAQARKVVHALGLPIPLPVPLRRARGPWRERPLADACMVVGASSGAELSPVIAETLAAAGANAYWTGSDSIAAAFAAPGEAYGRPARALAALGDNERVAGVVFDATGLRDVAGLRALYETFHPLVPRLAKSGRVLVIGRPGGKGPAASAAQAALEGFVRSVAKEIGRGGATANLVRVEKGAEARLGPVLRFLLSSRSAFVTAQPFVVDARTKSEGDKPPFVRPLEKKVAVVTGAARGIGAATARRLAEEGAHVVCLDRPGDDGPTSQLARSIHGTALLVDLGADDAPARIADVVRALGGLDVVVHNAGITRDKTIGRMSDKQWDEVLAVNLGAVVRTHEALEPLLREGGRVVCLSSIAGIAGNVGQSAYAASKAGILGFVAGLAEALAERGITVNAVAPGFIETRLTAAIPVAVREAGRRLAALGQGGLPEDVAEVITFLASPGAAGITGRTVRVCGGALIGA from the coding sequence ATGAGCGACGTGTTGCTTCAGATCGGAAAGAACGCCCAGGCGCGGAAGGTCGTGCATGCGCTCGGGTTGCCCATTCCGCTGCCCGTGCCGCTGCGGCGCGCGCGCGGGCCGTGGCGGGAGAGGCCGCTCGCGGACGCGTGCATGGTCGTGGGCGCGTCTTCGGGCGCAGAGCTTTCGCCGGTGATCGCCGAGACGCTCGCGGCGGCGGGGGCGAACGCGTATTGGACGGGCTCGGATTCGATCGCGGCCGCGTTCGCCGCGCCGGGCGAAGCCTACGGCAGGCCCGCGCGCGCGCTCGCGGCGCTCGGGGACAACGAGCGTGTCGCGGGCGTGGTCTTCGACGCGACGGGGCTCCGGGACGTCGCGGGGCTTCGCGCGCTTTACGAGACGTTTCACCCGCTCGTCCCTCGCCTCGCGAAATCGGGCCGCGTGCTCGTGATCGGGAGGCCGGGCGGGAAGGGGCCCGCGGCGTCGGCCGCGCAAGCCGCGCTCGAAGGATTCGTCCGGAGCGTGGCGAAGGAGATCGGCCGCGGGGGCGCCACGGCAAACCTCGTGCGCGTGGAGAAGGGCGCCGAGGCGCGCCTCGGGCCGGTGCTTCGATTCTTGCTTTCGTCGCGGTCGGCGTTCGTCACGGCGCAGCCGTTCGTCGTCGATGCGCGGACGAAGTCCGAAGGCGACAAACCTCCGTTCGTGCGGCCGCTCGAAAAGAAGGTCGCGGTCGTGACGGGCGCGGCGCGTGGCATCGGCGCGGCGACGGCGCGGCGGCTCGCCGAGGAAGGGGCGCACGTCGTCTGTCTCGACAGACCTGGCGACGACGGGCCGACGAGCCAGCTCGCGCGATCGATTCATGGCACGGCGCTTCTCGTGGATCTCGGGGCGGACGACGCGCCGGCGAGGATCGCCGACGTGGTGCGGGCGCTCGGCGGGCTCGATGTCGTCGTGCACAACGCGGGGATCACGCGGGACAAGACGATCGGGCGCATGAGCGACAAGCAATGGGACGAGGTGCTCGCCGTGAATCTCGGCGCGGTCGTCCGGACCCACGAGGCGCTTGAACCGTTGCTTCGGGAAGGCGGGCGTGTCGTGTGCCTGTCGTCGATCGCGGGGATCGCGGGCAACGTCGGGCAATCGGCCTACGCGGCCTCGAAGGCGGGGATCCTCGGCTTCGTCGCGGGGCTCGCGGAGGCCCTGGCCGAGCGGGGGATCACGGTGAATGCGGTCGCGCCGGGGTTCATCGAGACGCGGCTGACGGCGGCGATCCCGGTGGCGGTGCGTGAAGCGGGGCGGCGCCTCGCCGCGCTCGGGCAAGGTGGTTTGCCCGAGGACGTGGCCGAGGTCATCACGTTCCTCGCGAGCCCGGGGGCCGCGGGGATCACGGGGCGGACGGTGCGGGTCTGCGGAGGCGCGCTCATCGGCGCGTGA
- a CDS encoding TonB-dependent receptor domain-containing protein translates to MRPRHFLPSTLFVLASLVVLPARAHDEVTPPVPKSQPSPTWPNGRAEAHDVIVPLLITVGPDGRAMAIEVEASVSPAFDAEAIRAAAQWTFAPARQGGTAVKARIRMIARFEGEAEVPPAKPADKPVPGLLDPPPHLHPHPPPPPPPPPPPPIAVTVRGEGPPRSASEIVQKRDVLAAAPHRTASDLLRVVPGVFTTQHGGQGKAHQIFLRGFDAAHGQDIELRVAGAPVNEVSNVHGQGYADLHFVMPEVVKSVRAKAGPYDPRQGDFAVAGTIEMDLGLAETGFTASLGLGTYGERRLFLAYRPAGTTEATFGAFEAQSTDGFGPSRAARRASAIAQHVFPLGANLSARVMASAYAARFSSAGVLRLDDVDRGLVDRFATYDARQGGDSTRLQVVLSLDHDDEDGKARFSFTPYFTLRGLRLRANYTGFLLDPIDGDSQQQSNEATTVGVSTHYHRKTPFFSPEDALEIGVQARGDLIEQSQRRLSVITDRVMDTLVDAHVRAADVAGYIDASLRPLRRVVIRGGVRVDGLFYGVTDLASGEGAGAARAAMGARVGGKATVDVTLLPGLHAVASYGDGFRSPQARTLGDGERTPFTTVRSFEAGVRYADGERTRANLAVFHTRLSDDLVFDEKATAYERVSATQRTGFALDFVLRPRSWIVESGSVTYTRASFTAGPEIDTLVPYTPQLVARTDVALTPRLARLFGRDLVGKIGVGLAYLGVRPLRFAEFGRDIFLADATLGARLREVEIEIDVYNLLDAKWYDGQFTYASSFTRGAALSLVPLNHVTVGAPLTLMGTLSLHI, encoded by the coding sequence TTGCGCCCGCGCCATTTTCTCCCTTCGACCCTCTTCGTCCTGGCATCACTCGTCGTTTTGCCCGCGCGCGCGCACGACGAGGTCACGCCACCCGTGCCGAAGAGCCAGCCTTCGCCCACGTGGCCCAACGGGCGCGCCGAGGCGCACGACGTCATCGTCCCGCTTTTGATCACGGTCGGCCCCGACGGTCGCGCCATGGCGATCGAGGTCGAGGCGAGCGTCTCGCCGGCCTTCGACGCCGAGGCGATCCGCGCCGCGGCGCAGTGGACGTTCGCCCCCGCGCGCCAGGGCGGCACGGCCGTGAAGGCGCGGATCCGAATGATCGCCCGATTCGAGGGAGAGGCGGAGGTTCCCCCGGCCAAACCGGCGGACAAGCCCGTGCCCGGTCTGCTGGATCCACCCCCGCATTTGCATCCGCACCCGCCTCCGCCGCCACCGCCTCCGCCTCCGCCTCCGATTGCCGTGACCGTTCGTGGCGAGGGACCGCCGCGCAGCGCCTCCGAAATCGTTCAGAAACGTGACGTCCTCGCGGCGGCCCCGCACCGCACGGCGAGTGATCTTCTGCGCGTCGTTCCCGGCGTCTTCACCACGCAGCACGGCGGTCAGGGCAAGGCGCATCAAATCTTTTTGCGCGGCTTCGACGCGGCGCACGGGCAGGACATCGAACTCCGCGTCGCGGGGGCGCCCGTGAACGAGGTCTCGAATGTCCACGGCCAGGGGTATGCCGACCTGCATTTCGTGATGCCCGAGGTCGTGAAGAGCGTCCGCGCCAAGGCCGGGCCCTACGACCCGAGGCAGGGCGATTTCGCGGTCGCGGGGACCATCGAAATGGACCTCGGCCTCGCCGAGACGGGTTTTACCGCGTCCCTCGGCCTCGGCACCTACGGCGAGCGACGCCTCTTCCTCGCCTATCGGCCCGCGGGCACGACCGAAGCGACGTTCGGGGCCTTCGAGGCGCAAAGCACCGACGGATTCGGCCCTTCTCGCGCCGCGCGCCGCGCCTCGGCAATCGCCCAGCACGTCTTTCCCCTCGGCGCGAACCTCTCGGCCCGCGTCATGGCCTCGGCCTATGCAGCGCGCTTCTCCTCGGCGGGCGTCCTCCGCCTGGACGACGTCGACCGTGGCCTCGTCGATCGATTCGCGACCTACGACGCGCGCCAGGGCGGTGATTCGACCCGTCTCCAGGTCGTGCTCTCCCTCGACCACGACGACGAAGACGGCAAAGCGCGCTTCTCCTTCACGCCCTACTTCACCCTGCGGGGCCTCCGGCTCCGCGCCAACTACACGGGGTTCCTCCTCGACCCGATCGACGGCGACTCGCAGCAGCAGAGCAACGAGGCGACGACGGTTGGCGTGTCCACCCATTACCACCGCAAGACGCCGTTCTTCTCCCCGGAAGACGCCCTCGAAATTGGCGTTCAGGCCCGCGGCGACCTGATCGAGCAATCCCAGCGCCGGCTCTCGGTCATCACGGATCGCGTGATGGACACCCTCGTCGACGCCCACGTCCGCGCGGCCGACGTCGCCGGCTACATCGACGCCTCGCTCCGGCCGCTCCGCCGCGTGGTGATCCGCGGCGGCGTGCGCGTGGACGGGCTCTTTTATGGCGTCACGGACCTCGCATCGGGCGAGGGCGCGGGAGCGGCGCGCGCGGCCATGGGTGCGCGCGTGGGAGGAAAAGCGACCGTCGACGTCACCTTACTCCCGGGACTGCACGCGGTCGCGAGTTATGGCGACGGCTTTCGCTCTCCCCAGGCCCGGACCCTCGGCGACGGCGAACGCACGCCCTTCACCACCGTGCGTTCCTTCGAAGCCGGCGTCCGTTATGCCGACGGCGAGCGCACGCGGGCAAACCTCGCCGTCTTTCACACCCGCCTCTCCGACGACCTCGTCTTCGACGAGAAGGCCACCGCCTACGAGCGGGTCTCGGCCACGCAGCGCACGGGCTTTGCGCTCGATTTCGTCCTTCGCCCGCGCTCGTGGATCGTCGAGAGCGGCAGCGTCACATATACCCGCGCATCCTTCACGGCGGGCCCTGAGATCGACACGCTCGTCCCCTACACGCCCCAGCTCGTCGCGCGCACCGACGTCGCGCTCACGCCTCGCCTCGCCCGCCTCTTCGGCCGTGATCTCGTGGGCAAGATCGGCGTGGGCCTCGCCTACCTCGGCGTCCGGCCCCTGCGCTTCGCCGAGTTTGGCCGGGACATCTTCCTCGCCGACGCCACGCTCGGCGCCAGGCTGCGCGAGGTCGAAATCGAAATCGATGTCTACAACCTGCTCGACGCGAAATGGTACGACGGCCAGTTCACCTACGCGTCGAGCTTCACGCGCGGCGCGGCGCTCTCGCTCGTGCCGCTCAACCACGTGACGGTGGGCGCGCCGCTCACCTTGATGGGCACCTTGTCCCTCCACATCTAG
- the lon gene encoding endopeptidase La, with amino-acid sequence MMAERFTLPVLPLRDTVLFPGLATPITAGRLKTLRAVEIALRADGEDKRVFAVAQRDTSEEPTESSLFAVGVIGRIAQVQRLGTGLSLVLQCERRATALRYVTEDGILRAACVELADLPRRPGEEAVVLALAREVRERAIEYGKRRGAPKEALEQFLGGVEDPSALANHVAFYLDLPVAEKQGLLETLRTVERLRALTVHLHRQIGIAETQEKIRTTVQEELGERQRELYLREQLKAIQKELGEEDEAGIADRLEKKIDAADLPIEVREEVRRELGRLRRMSRETSPEAQVVTSWLEWVGDLPWSRRTDDHVDLEMARRILDEDHYGLGDVKDRVLELLSVIKLRLKGHISAPERAQRAARGPILLFLGPPGTGKTSIAESIARAMGRKYIRVSLGGARDEADIRGHRRTYVGAMPGRILQGMRRVGSKNPVFTLDEIDKLGVSYQGDPAAALLEVLDPAQNVTFVDHYLGLPFDLSEVLFVCTANLREGIPAPLLDRMETITFPGYTEIEKLEIARRYLLPRQRRECALEEEQLVVSDVALLDVITSYTHEAGVRQLERAIGSLARKAAHRIATGAAQRVRVDTVADVRALLRRPRMRPTTALDRDELGVATGMYYTQEGGDIMHVEASIVPGKGELVLTGQLGDVMKESGRAALTYAREHGAALGVPRERLEGRDIHVHVPAGAIPKDGPSAGVTMATAIVSALSGKRVRRDVAMTGEITLRGRVLPIGGVKEKVLGAHRAAIPEIILPRDNEAELEDLPEEVLRSLHFHFVETLDEVLAIALRAAPAAAWPVEVETPRAA; translated from the coding sequence ATGATGGCCGAACGGTTCACCTTGCCCGTCCTACCGCTGCGCGACACCGTGCTGTTTCCCGGTCTCGCGACGCCGATCACCGCAGGAAGGCTGAAGACCCTGCGAGCGGTCGAGATAGCGCTCCGCGCCGACGGGGAGGACAAGCGTGTCTTCGCCGTCGCCCAGCGTGACACCTCCGAGGAGCCGACGGAGAGCAGTCTGTTCGCGGTCGGCGTGATCGGGCGGATCGCCCAGGTCCAGCGGCTGGGGACGGGGCTCTCGCTCGTCTTGCAGTGCGAGCGCCGTGCCACGGCGCTGCGTTACGTCACCGAGGACGGGATCCTGCGCGCGGCTTGTGTGGAGCTTGCGGATCTGCCTCGGCGACCGGGCGAGGAGGCCGTCGTGCTCGCGCTCGCCCGTGAGGTGCGCGAGCGGGCGATCGAGTACGGTAAGCGTCGCGGCGCGCCGAAGGAAGCGCTCGAGCAGTTCCTCGGCGGCGTCGAGGATCCGAGCGCGCTCGCGAACCACGTCGCATTTTACCTCGACCTCCCGGTGGCCGAGAAACAGGGGCTCTTGGAGACGCTCCGGACCGTGGAGCGGCTGCGCGCGCTCACCGTGCATTTGCACCGGCAGATCGGGATCGCCGAGACGCAGGAGAAGATCCGGACGACGGTGCAGGAGGAGCTCGGCGAGCGGCAGCGGGAGCTTTACCTGCGCGAGCAGCTCAAGGCGATCCAGAAAGAGCTCGGCGAGGAGGACGAGGCGGGCATCGCGGATCGGCTGGAGAAGAAGATCGACGCGGCGGACCTGCCGATCGAGGTGCGCGAGGAGGTGCGCCGCGAGCTCGGGCGGCTGCGCCGGATGAGCCGCGAGACCTCGCCCGAGGCGCAGGTCGTGACGAGCTGGCTCGAATGGGTCGGCGATTTGCCGTGGAGCCGGCGGACGGACGACCACGTCGATCTCGAAATGGCCCGGCGGATCCTCGACGAAGACCATTACGGCCTCGGCGACGTGAAGGACCGGGTGCTCGAGCTGCTCAGCGTGATCAAATTGCGCCTGAAGGGACACATCTCGGCGCCCGAGCGGGCGCAGCGGGCCGCGCGCGGGCCGATCCTGCTCTTCCTCGGGCCGCCCGGCACGGGAAAGACGAGCATCGCGGAGAGCATTGCGCGGGCGATGGGGCGCAAATACATCCGCGTCTCGCTCGGCGGCGCGCGCGACGAGGCCGACATCCGCGGGCACCGGCGCACGTACGTCGGCGCGATGCCCGGCCGCATCCTGCAAGGCATGCGGCGTGTGGGCTCGAAAAACCCCGTCTTCACGCTGGACGAGATCGACAAACTCGGCGTCTCGTACCAGGGCGATCCGGCGGCGGCGCTCCTCGAGGTGCTCGATCCGGCGCAGAACGTGACGTTCGTCGACCATTACCTGGGTTTGCCCTTCGACCTCTCGGAGGTGCTGTTCGTGTGCACGGCGAACCTGCGCGAGGGCATCCCGGCGCCGCTGCTCGATCGCATGGAGACGATCACGTTTCCCGGATACACGGAGATCGAAAAGCTCGAGATCGCCCGGCGATATCTCTTGCCGCGGCAGCGACGCGAGTGCGCGCTCGAAGAGGAGCAGCTCGTCGTGTCGGACGTGGCGCTGCTCGACGTCATCACGAGCTACACGCACGAGGCGGGCGTGCGGCAGCTCGAACGGGCCATTGGCTCGCTGGCGCGGAAAGCGGCCCATCGGATTGCGACGGGCGCGGCGCAGCGGGTGCGGGTCGACACGGTGGCGGACGTCCGGGCGCTCCTCCGGCGCCCGCGGATGCGGCCCACGACCGCGCTCGATCGAGACGAGCTCGGCGTCGCCACGGGCATGTATTACACGCAGGAGGGGGGCGACATCATGCACGTCGAGGCGAGCATCGTGCCTGGCAAGGGCGAGCTCGTGCTGACGGGGCAGCTCGGCGACGTCATGAAAGAGAGCGGGCGCGCGGCGCTGACGTATGCGCGTGAGCACGGCGCGGCGCTTGGCGTGCCGCGCGAGCGGCTGGAGGGACGGGACATCCACGTCCACGTGCCCGCCGGCGCGATTCCGAAGGACGGGCCGAGCGCGGGCGTGACGATGGCGACAGCGATCGTCTCGGCGCTCTCGGGCAAACGGGTCCGGCGGGACGTCGCGATGACCGGGGAAATCACGCTGCGCGGGCGGGTCTTGCCGATCGGCGGCGTGAAGGAAAAGGTGCTCGGCGCGCACAGGGCGGCCATTCCGGAGATCATCCTGCCGCGGGACAACGAGGCCGAGCTCGAAGATCTCCCGGAGGAGGTGCTGCGGTCGTTGCATTTCCACTTCGTCGAGACGCTCGACGAGGTGCTCGCGATTGCGCTGCGTGCGGCGCCCGCGGCGGCCTGGCCGGTGGAGGTGGAGACGCCGCGGGCGGCGTGA
- a CDS encoding TetR/AcrR family transcriptional regulator, with protein sequence MVLARSSDPDVPRAIVAAATRLFAAQGFDATSVQAVADEVSLTKQAVLHHFPSKEHLRQAVLDAILAHWNDTLPRLLLAAAASEDRFEAVFGELSAFFAADPDRARVVLREALDRPAEMRKLLRGPVRPWLEAVAGYIRSGQAAGKHHADVDPEAYVVHVMLFVISAVASASVMQGALDDEARARSDKELARIARASLFTPARPRGGALPKR encoded by the coding sequence ATGGTTCTCGCCCGTTCTTCCGACCCTGACGTGCCGCGCGCCATCGTCGCCGCGGCGACGCGCCTCTTCGCGGCGCAAGGCTTCGACGCGACCAGCGTGCAGGCCGTGGCCGACGAGGTCTCGCTGACGAAGCAGGCCGTGCTGCATCATTTCCCGTCGAAGGAGCACCTGCGCCAGGCGGTCCTCGACGCGATCCTCGCCCACTGGAACGATACGCTGCCACGGCTTTTGCTCGCGGCGGCGGCGAGCGAGGATCGATTCGAGGCGGTGTTCGGCGAGCTGTCGGCGTTTTTCGCCGCGGATCCAGATCGCGCGCGGGTCGTGCTGCGCGAGGCGCTCGATCGGCCCGCCGAGATGCGGAAGCTTTTGCGAGGGCCGGTGCGCCCGTGGCTCGAGGCGGTCGCAGGGTACATTCGCTCGGGGCAGGCCGCGGGAAAACACCACGCCGACGTCGATCCGGAGGCGTACGTGGTGCACGTGATGCTTTTCGTCATCTCCGCGGTCGCGAGCGCGTCCGTGATGCAAGGGGCGCTCGACGACGAGGCGCGCGCCCGCAGCGACAAGGAGCTCGCCCGGATCGCGCGCGCGAGCTTGTTTACCCCCGCCCGGCCGCGCGGCGGGGCCCTTCCGAAGAGGTGA